A genomic stretch from Chaetodon auriga isolate fChaAug3 chromosome 17, fChaAug3.hap1, whole genome shotgun sequence includes:
- the LOC143334860 gene encoding relaxin-3 receptor 1-like, translating to MSDTDFERLEFFSRILNGCSAGSPCNNSHLIFHNTSIDGGLEILDDGPPWLRIVISVVYFIVATAGMLGNLLVMFLLYSTHTITTGTINFFVFNLALAHLLFSLALPFWAVDIALDYNWPFGLATCKAVSLLTGLNVFASCFFLTAMSLTRYCYVATALKASASLCRRSSSSPMATAFIWAAALIAAAPRGVFADLRHVGSGNDTACLLRFPDGTAWLGINQLLRVVLGFLLPYTIITLSYLLLLRFLCRHKLRGSNSRRKADISKSVAVVVLSFCACWFPYNILTLWSVLIQLDIVDISPSFFLAQTYFFPLANCLAFTSSCFNPVIYCLVRKEYRVALHNVLFKLSLAIMSKMSKMPYGINSEEGSGQAGQLAIPLDNMYSQTTQTDTRRYAPLTTLPTVVSTL from the coding sequence ATGTCCGACACTGACTTCGAGAGACTCGAGTTCTTCAGCCGCATCCTGAATGGCTGCAGCGCAGGCTCACCCTGTAACAACTCCCACCTGATCTTCCACAACACAAGCATCGACGGCGGGCTGGAGATCCTCGACGACGGACCCCCCTGGCTAAGAATAGTCATCTCTGTGGTGTACTTTATTGTGGCTACAGCAGGCATGCTGGGGAACTTGTTAGTGATGTTCCTGCTGTATTCTACTCACACCATAACTACAGGCACCATCAATTTCTTTGTGTTCAACTTAGCTTTGGCCCACCTGCTCTTCTCCCTGGCTTTGCCGTTTTGGGCCGTAGACATTGCGCTGGACTACAACTGGCCTTTTGGCTTGGCCACATGCAAGGCTGTGTCCTTACTCACTGGCCTCAACGTCTTTGCAAGCTGCTTTTTCCTGACAGCGATGAGCTTGACGCGGTACTGCTATGTGGCCACAGCTCTCAAAGCCAGTGCATCCCTCTGCAGAAGATCTAGCAGCTCTCCGATGGCCACAGCGTTCATCTGGGCTGCAGCACTCATTGCAGCGGCACCCAGAGGTGTGTTTGCTGACCTGAGACATGTGGGCAGCGGCAACGACACGGCGTGCCTGCTCCGTTTCCCGGATGGTACGGCCTGGCTTGGAATAAACCAGCTCCTGAGGGTGGTGCTGGGATTTCTGCTGCCCTACACCATCATCACCCTCtcctacctgctgctgctgcgtttcCTCTGCCGGCACAAACTGAGGGGCAGCAACTCTCGGCGAAAGGCTGACATTTCAAAGTCTGTGGCGGTGGTGGTGCTTTCATTCTGCGCCTGCTGGTTCCCGTACAATATTCTGACTCTCTGGAGTGTCCTCATCCAACTTGACATCGTTGATATCAGCCCTTCATTCTTCTTGGCTCAAACATACTTTTTCCCTCTGGCCAACTGCTTGGCCTtcaccagcagctgcttcaaCCCTGTCATCTATTGCCTGGTGAGGAAAGAATACCGCGTGGCTCTCCATAATGTGCTCTTCAAGTTGAGCCTGGCCATTATGTCCAAGATGTCCAAGATGCCCTATGGCATTAATTCTGAGGAGGGGTCGGGACAAGCTGGACAGCTGGCCATTCCCCTCGATAACATGTACAGCCAGACAACCCAAACTGACACGAGGAGATATGCACCTCTGACCACGCTTCCAACAGTAGTGTCCACCCTGTGA